A stretch of the Streptococcus suis genome encodes the following:
- a CDS encoding peptidase, with the protein MLQDVVQRKKFYTLVLQKCLTRSYLPMFIILHELGHISFFHLFDKKIDKVGFKFNYIFPSFFVRMNDTYLLSKKERLIVHSGGMMFSLLINTFVFLLGVMLNNVLLVYLAKYMSIDIMFNSLPMMNSDGYKVILSLKGMEEKKNFEENRRLIQIIKVVNILFVIVYTIWFIWSL; encoded by the coding sequence ATGCTGCAAGATGTCGTGCAGCGTAAGAAATTTTATACACTAGTGTTACAAAAATGCTTGACTAGGTCATATTTACCTATGTTCATAATTTTACATGAGCTAGGTCATATTTCATTTTTTCATCTATTTGATAAAAAAATTGATAAAGTTGGTTTCAAATTTAATTATATTTTCCCCTCTTTCTTTGTACGAATGAATGATACATATTTACTGAGTAAAAAAGAGCGTTTAATCGTCCACTCAGGAGGGATGATGTTTAGTCTTTTGATAAATACGTTTGTATTTCTATTAGGTGTTATGTTAAATAATGTTCTTTTGGTATATTTAGCAAAATATATGTCAATTGATATTATGTTTAATTCCTTACCGATGATGAATTCAGATGGGTATAAAGTTATTTTATCGTTGAAAGGAATGGAAGAAAAGAAAAATTTTGAAGAAAATAGGCGCTTAATTCAAATAATAAAAGTAGTAAATATTTTATTCGTTATCGTATATACTATTTGGTTTATTTGGAGTTTGTAA
- a CDS encoding IS3 family transposase (programmed frameshift) produces the protein MTNNRYEPELKQKVLRLYLEEGRTKKSLTEEYNLGQGTLTYWLQQYRKECDNSLTKREESDSYEVAKKLRKEIEELKKENDFLKKAAGILCEGNRLAQYQFIQKYQQTFGVRWLLRRMNICPNAYYNYLKNKKHAYRQEKAEIQRKIVEIYHRENGVPGYRMMNDYLKGIGSIRSDLTIHHFMNELGLRSITRRKKPNYVKGTANKIFPNLLNREFDVKKPNKIWCTDFTYLTRPDGTMRYNCTIIDLCGREVVASLNSSHIDTELAKETLKIALERRKPAKGIILHSDQGRQFTAKEFNKFCDKNYVQQSMSKAGCPYDNAVMERFYNTLKHEFYYLYKFDSNDILDQKLYEFVYGKYNHVRPHRANGGLTPYAARCRAA, from the exons ATGACAAATAATCGTTACGAGCCTGAGCTCAAACAAAAGGTTCTTCGCCTCTATCTGGAAGAGGGACGAACCAAGAAAAGCCTGACTGAAGAATATAATCTTGGACAAGGCACGCTGACATACTGGTTACAGCAATACCGCAAAGAATGCGATAACAGCCTAACAAAACGGGAAGAATCTGATTCATACGAAGTTGCAAAAAAGCTACGCAAAGAAATTGAAGAACTCAAAAAGGAAAATGATTTTTTAAAAAAAGCGGCAG GCATTCTTTGCGAAGGAAATCGATTAGCTCAGTACCAGTTCATCCAGAAATATCAACAGACATTTGGGGTCAGATGGCTTCTTAGAAGAATGAACATCTGTCCAAATGCTTACTATAATTATCTTAAAAACAAAAAACATGCTTATCGTCAGGAAAAGGCAGAGATTCAACGTAAAATTGTTGAAATCTACCACCGCGAAAATGGAGTTCCTGGATACCGAATGATGAACGATTATCTTAAGGGTATCGGAAGCATTCGTTCAGATCTGACAATACATCATTTTATGAATGAATTGGGCTTACGTTCCATCACACGTCGAAAGAAACCAAACTATGTAAAAGGAACTGCCAATAAAATCTTTCCAAACCTTCTGAATAGGGAATTTGATGTAAAAAAACCAAATAAAATATGGTGTACTGATTTTACATATTTAACTCGTCCAGATGGAACAATGCGTTACAATTGCACGATTATAGACCTTTGCGGTCGTGAAGTGGTTGCATCATTAAACAGCAGTCATATCGATACTGAATTGGCAAAGGAAACCTTGAAAATCGCACTAGAACGTCGAAAACCAGCAAAAGGAATTATCCTGCATTCTGATCAAGGGCGTCAATTTACCGCAAAAGAATTCAATAAATTTTGTGATAAAAACTATGTCCAACAAAGTATGAGCAAAGCAGGCTGTCCATATGACAATGCCGTTATGGAAAGATTCTACAATACGCTCAAACACGAATTCTATTATCTCTACAAGTTTGATTCAAATGACATTCTTGACCAAAAGCTCTATGAATTCGTTTATGGGAAATATAATCACGTAAGACCACATCGTGCAAACGGTGGACTTACACCTTATGCTGCAAGATGTCGTGCAGCGTAA
- a CDS encoding Rgg/GadR/MutR family transcriptional regulator, protein MNFGQTVEFIRHQKNFSIKQICGDYLSRQTYYRFVKDEIDISAKKLFYILDSLNVNVDEFLFINNNFQVSKEFSDMEKVKFHFENKDIKELNNLLTNYSSKSSSKEQVLSSLISSLIGRLTGEKAPNEEKLLREYLINIETWTHYETVLFNNSMFIFDNEFIELVFAKINYNIEKYSTLRYYGNESIRMFINMVILYIDRQDLIRAQQTLDTVQTFKLNDDCLYEKSCILFFSEVLNYLTRKTSTLNNCFSVITYFKMVGSTSIASMFELYLENLVKNYPYQI, encoded by the coding sequence ATGAATTTTGGTCAAACTGTAGAATTTATTCGGCATCAAAAAAATTTTTCTATAAAACAAATCTGTGGAGATTATCTTTCTAGGCAAACGTATTACAGATTTGTAAAAGATGAAATAGATATTTCAGCAAAAAAGTTGTTTTATATTTTAGACAGTCTTAATGTAAACGTTGACGAATTCCTCTTTATAAATAATAACTTTCAAGTATCTAAAGAATTCTCTGATATGGAGAAAGTTAAATTTCATTTTGAAAATAAAGACATTAAAGAATTGAATAATTTGCTAACTAATTATTCTTCCAAATCATCGAGTAAAGAGCAGGTTCTATCCTCACTTATTTCCAGTTTGATTGGTCGATTAACTGGAGAAAAAGCTCCTAATGAAGAAAAATTACTACGTGAATATCTGATAAATATCGAAACGTGGACTCACTATGAAACAGTACTTTTTAATAACTCAATGTTTATTTTTGATAACGAATTCATTGAGCTCGTTTTTGCTAAAATTAATTACAATATCGAGAAGTATTCTACCTTGAGATACTATGGTAACGAGTCTATACGAATGTTCATAAACATGGTAATTTTATACATTGACAGACAAGATTTAATAAGAGCTCAACAAACCCTGGATACTGTACAAACTTTCAAATTAAATGATGATTGTCTCTATGAAAAAAGCTGCATATTATTTTTTAGTGAGGTGCTCAACTACTTGACTAGAAAAACAAGTACTTTAAATAATTGTTTCTCAGTTATTACTTATTTCAAAATGGTCGGGAGTACCTCTATTGCTTCAATGTTTGAACTTTACCTTGAAAATCTAGTGAAAAATTATCCCTATCAAATATAG